The proteins below come from a single Chryseobacterium bernardetii genomic window:
- a CDS encoding FMN-binding negative transcriptional regulator produces MFVPKLYRSEDKEVMREIIRENSFALLISSVDKIRATHSMMMLNESDPENPYIETHISRANPQAKTLKNDDEVLCDFLGAHTYISSSWYDHINVSTWNYEAVQIYGKVELMNPDELYNHLDKLTSKYEKFQQCPMMVKDMGNEFVEKEMKGAFGIKVRPTEIFIKQKLSQNRKENDFNNIISHLEQSDEDARKIAEKMKLIKK; encoded by the coding sequence ATGTTTGTTCCTAAATTATACAGAAGTGAAGATAAGGAGGTAATGAGAGAAATTATCAGGGAAAATTCCTTTGCATTGCTCATCTCTTCGGTGGATAAGATTCGGGCCACTCATTCTATGATGATGCTGAACGAAAGTGATCCGGAAAATCCTTATATTGAAACTCACATTTCCAGGGCTAATCCGCAGGCCAAAACCCTGAAAAACGATGACGAAGTGTTGTGTGACTTTTTAGGTGCGCATACTTATATCTCCAGCAGCTGGTATGACCACATTAATGTTTCCACATGGAACTATGAGGCGGTACAGATCTATGGAAAAGTAGAATTAATGAATCCGGATGAGCTGTATAATCATCTTGATAAATTAACCTCAAAATATGAAAAGTTTCAGCAATGTCCCATGATGGTAAAAGATATGGGAAATGAATTTGTGGAAAAGGAAATGAAGGGAGCTTTTGGGATTAAGGTAAGACCTACAGAAATATTTATCAAGCAAAAACTTTCTCAGAACAGAAAGGAAAATGATTTTAACAACATCATTTCGCATCTTGAACAATCGGATGAAGATGCCCGCAAAATTGCCGAGAAAATGAAATTAATAAAGAAATAA
- a CDS encoding DUF695 domain-containing protein, giving the protein MEGMPLEIKLNYKGFWDWFLTKEQDFYKIVEKGDQEAIEKDFFDEIAPRLNHINEGYYFLTGMSNDSTAELVLTADGEISNVVFVEELIAAAPQLDHWKFTALKPAQDIEKVNVTIGDYRFTKENIFFYSNEQEEYPDEIDLVFVYDGNSENKDAVTTGICIFLDSFLGELNFATQIDTFTVIGKDQTNHELIPIEKLKDFLLWREREFTEKYKSVKRADVEDEFSILRATLNNERPLIACMNLPLLNYDAKASYPWISVLKFHYNGENNDGLPEKEDFEKLGNIEDKAVEDLKEKGYLYIGRETADNIKESYFAGKDFREISKVFKTIKDSTPEYKISFRIFKDKYWQYFKYYNNAV; this is encoded by the coding sequence ATGGAAGGAATGCCGTTGGAAATAAAACTTAATTATAAAGGTTTTTGGGATTGGTTTTTAACAAAAGAGCAAGATTTCTATAAAATTGTTGAAAAAGGAGACCAGGAAGCTATTGAAAAAGACTTTTTTGATGAGATTGCTCCCAGGCTGAACCATATCAATGAAGGATATTATTTTCTGACCGGGATGAGCAACGACTCTACGGCAGAATTGGTTCTTACAGCAGATGGAGAGATTAGTAATGTTGTTTTTGTTGAAGAACTTATTGCAGCAGCTCCTCAGCTTGATCATTGGAAGTTTACAGCATTGAAGCCAGCACAGGATATTGAAAAAGTAAATGTCACAATAGGCGATTACAGGTTTACCAAAGAAAATATTTTCTTCTATTCCAATGAACAGGAAGAGTACCCTGATGAAATTGACCTTGTTTTTGTATACGATGGAAACTCCGAAAATAAAGATGCAGTAACAACAGGAATATGCATTTTTTTAGATAGCTTTTTAGGAGAATTGAATTTTGCCACTCAAATTGATACTTTTACTGTAATAGGAAAAGACCAGACTAATCATGAGCTTATTCCTATTGAGAAGCTGAAAGATTTCCTGCTATGGAGGGAAAGAGAATTTACAGAAAAGTATAAAAGCGTAAAGAGAGCTGATGTGGAAGATGAGTTTTCTATTCTCAGAGCGACTCTGAACAATGAAAGACCTCTTATTGCCTGTATGAATCTTCCTTTGCTGAACTATGATGCAAAAGCTTCCTATCCATGGATCTCAGTGCTGAAATTCCACTATAACGGAGAAAACAATGATGGACTTCCCGAAAAAGAAGATTTTGAAAAACTAGGCAATATCGAAGATAAAGCCGTTGAAGATCTGAAAGAAAAAGGATACCTGTATATAGGCAGGGAAACTGCAGATAACATCAAGGAAAGCTATTTTGCCGGCAAAGACTTCCGGGAGATCTCTAAAGTCTTTAAAACCATAAAAGACAGCACTCCTGAATATAAAATCTCATTCAGGATCTTTAAAGATAAGTACTGGCAGTATTTTAAGTACTATAATAACGCTGTTTAA
- a CDS encoding fibronectin type III domain-containing protein → MSGLLLCKMSRPFKVLIALLCMVIGLSIQAQTITIGTGTSTQKYPLGASWGFERSASIYTAAEIGTAGSILSLGWNSTGTSNIGMPVKIYIKPVGTTTTLTSQTWSTLTTGATLLYSGTVGAIPVGWYTIPLQLPYTYNGVDNLMVLVETNYGGSGSFATGAKLTYSNVPSGHMYIEQDSTPPTTKTGTVTANRPNIQMTFGTPPACLPMPPGGTLSTGTVTATDAVINWTAYVPAPAQGYDIFYNTTNVPPVAGSTPNLTVPPGAPTATIGPLTPLTTYYVWVRARCSATEQSTWSNSLAFATPATCPAMPSSGTITTGTITPTNAVINWTSFGYTPAEGYDIYYNTTGAAPNGTTIPMQNVPSGTSTTIGPLIPDTTYYVWVRARCSATDQSTWNILPKSFATPPTCVPVPSAGGSLTVGTMTPNSAVVNWQPSPSAPAGGYEVYYTTTNTPPIATTTGNVVSGTSANLSPLVPGTTYYWWVRAICTPTDKSAWVAGPQFELGQIGFGTLKSTELPVNSNWGYNYSQQIYKASEVLAAVGTAKFITELKFYVENPAPDQSKYNEWVVYMGNTTQNNFATTSSWVPFSSLKQVWSGTLPTMVSGTWVTIPLTSPLLWDGTSNIVVAVDENVPNYSSTPYANWRAFAGGTPERGLQYRSDGTNPDPASPPSGTRQANIPQIVLKAIELVPCTTAPPTNIKVNNITASTAVVSWTPSIGATYKLQYRPSSGGAWKVIDITAPLTSSWPLYNLSDATQYDVQIATICSGTQGAFSPSTQFTTLALTYCTNVPPAGSTPSGYIGKVVVTPTNAPLMVSTSGYDGYKDYSADPTRLVTLVRGTTGNKISITKFWPGSSSSYGVGVWIDLNRNGIFEASERVVNAASSTTNPVGTVAAGFTIALPPDIATYDGTLLTRMRVVMMDGTVTSPCSSFASYNEGEVEDYAVRLIDQPVCTTNPPTNITVSNITDTSATFSWLAATGATYQLRYREVGTATWTTVTPVPAPGNVYTVPATSPLKEQTKYEVQVATKCTTTFGSWSASVQFTTLPLQYCPVTGSGDNDHISNVTVISSNSGVPPMSNTTVQNSYTSYTTPATLITLDAGSSDNKITVAKGWTGSTGNDAVAVWIDFDRNGQFDAAERILGSAASTTTPVTALFSVPNAPPAYIGPYTTTMRVVLKRSSGTTIPTACANAIDGEVEDYAVRIRPCSNVAPNAPTFSTITHTTAVVNLTGGANTVTYLVRYRVAGTATWTQIYASAVLGNVPLTLTGLSPATTYEVEVAAVCGGTTGTPTAIKTFTTRCDPTPPTITISNITATSALITWNPVVNSAIYKMRWRKVGAPTWSADINLPTTGNTYVLNNLESFVTYEVQIANQCAGETSWNSFSNSKVFTTVRICEIAPPGLTITQLLPTSAEVTWDPYPGATYILRYRKVGIPSWTEVPTAVNTIILNGLVEMTKYEMQVVNICSGKPGNYTPPYYFTTPTVIYCKMKSENSAGEYISKVTVIPNGKAKMENESKASSYTDYTGVPKTFIELIQGSTDNEIIIEKKWLGKTYNEGISVWIDFNRNGEFDIYEKVFTSAPNTTTPVSGKFSVPADAFVSTTDYKYVVMRVAMERDGVPVNCVNVKNGEVEDYTVRITKPGVPNPINQTDILIYPNPVSSVLYVKNISKRAKYKIYNAAGQIIAEGILLNNEINVTKLINGVYVIDIDDNGNTAQKKFIKE, encoded by the coding sequence ATGAGTGGACTTTTACTCTGTAAAATGAGCCGGCCTTTTAAGGTGCTCATTGCATTGCTCTGTATGGTCATAGGATTGTCCATACAGGCACAAACCATTACAATTGGTACCGGAACGTCAACCCAGAAGTATCCTCTAGGGGCTAGTTGGGGGTTTGAACGATCTGCGTCTATTTACACGGCCGCTGAAATTGGAACTGCAGGAAGTATTCTATCTCTTGGATGGAATTCTACTGGAACTTCAAATATTGGTATGCCCGTTAAAATTTATATAAAACCAGTAGGAACCACAACAACTCTTACCTCACAAACGTGGAGTACTCTAACTACCGGAGCTACTTTATTATATAGTGGAACTGTAGGGGCTATTCCAGTAGGATGGTATACTATTCCTTTACAGCTTCCTTATACTTATAATGGAGTAGATAATTTAATGGTTCTGGTTGAAACTAACTATGGCGGTTCGGGATCGTTTGCTACCGGAGCGAAGCTTACATATTCTAATGTTCCATCGGGGCATATGTATATTGAGCAGGATAGTACCCCTCCTACAACAAAAACAGGAACAGTTACAGCTAACAGACCTAATATTCAGATGACTTTTGGTACACCTCCGGCATGTTTACCTATGCCGCCGGGAGGAACTTTAAGTACAGGAACTGTTACTGCAACAGATGCTGTAATTAACTGGACCGCATATGTACCGGCTCCGGCACAAGGTTATGATATATTTTATAACACAACAAATGTACCGCCGGTAGCAGGATCTACCCCTAACTTAACGGTTCCGCCAGGAGCACCTACTGCTACTATAGGACCTCTGACTCCGCTAACAACTTATTATGTATGGGTGAGAGCAAGATGTAGCGCAACTGAGCAAAGTACTTGGTCTAATTCATTAGCCTTTGCTACACCGGCAACATGTCCGGCAATGCCTTCCAGCGGAACGATCACAACGGGAACAATAACGCCTACAAATGCAGTGATTAACTGGACTTCTTTTGGTTATACACCAGCAGAAGGATATGATATTTATTACAATACTACCGGTGCAGCACCTAATGGGACGACTATACCAATGCAAAATGTGCCGTCTGGAACATCAACAACAATAGGCCCTTTAATCCCGGATACAACTTATTATGTATGGGTAAGGGCAAGATGTAGTGCAACAGATCAAAGTACATGGAACATTTTACCAAAGTCATTTGCAACGCCACCTACATGTGTACCGGTTCCTTCAGCAGGAGGTTCCTTAACTGTAGGTACAATGACTCCTAACAGTGCTGTTGTTAACTGGCAGCCATCACCTTCGGCACCAGCTGGGGGATATGAAGTTTATTATACCACTACCAATACTCCGCCAATAGCCACTACAACAGGAAATGTTGTGTCAGGAACTTCTGCTAATTTATCTCCATTAGTACCGGGAACTACCTATTACTGGTGGGTAAGAGCAATTTGTACTCCTACAGATAAAAGTGCATGGGTTGCGGGACCTCAATTTGAGCTAGGACAAATAGGCTTTGGTACGCTTAAAAGTACTGAACTTCCTGTGAATTCAAACTGGGGATATAATTATTCTCAGCAAATTTATAAAGCTTCGGAAGTACTGGCAGCTGTAGGAACAGCTAAATTCATTACGGAACTTAAATTCTATGTAGAAAACCCTGCCCCTGATCAGAGTAAATATAATGAGTGGGTTGTTTATATGGGGAATACAACACAGAATAATTTTGCAACAACATCAAGCTGGGTACCATTCTCTTCATTGAAACAGGTTTGGTCAGGAACCCTACCAACAATGGTATCGGGAACTTGGGTTACTATACCGTTAACAAGCCCTTTACTTTGGGATGGAACGAGTAATATTGTGGTTGCTGTAGACGAAAATGTACCAAACTATTCATCAACTCCATATGCTAACTGGAGAGCTTTTGCCGGAGGAACTCCAGAAAGAGGACTGCAGTATAGAAGTGATGGTACTAATCCTGATCCAGCTTCTCCACCATCAGGAACGAGACAGGCAAATATTCCACAGATTGTCCTTAAGGCTATAGAACTGGTACCTTGTACAACAGCACCTCCTACTAATATTAAAGTAAATAATATTACAGCAAGTACAGCTGTTGTTTCATGGACACCTTCAATAGGAGCTACTTATAAATTACAGTATAGACCATCTTCGGGTGGAGCTTGGAAAGTAATTGATATTACAGCGCCATTAACAAGCAGCTGGCCACTATATAATTTGTCAGATGCAACTCAGTATGACGTTCAGATTGCAACAATCTGTAGTGGAACTCAGGGAGCTTTTTCTCCTAGCACTCAGTTTACAACACTAGCCCTTACGTATTGTACTAATGTACCTCCTGCGGGTAGTACGCCAAGTGGGTATATTGGTAAAGTAGTGGTTACCCCTACAAATGCTCCGTTAATGGTTAGCACTTCCGGATATGACGGATATAAGGATTATTCTGCTGATCCTACAAGATTGGTTACTTTGGTTAGAGGTACAACTGGTAATAAAATCAGTATTACAAAATTCTGGCCTGGAAGTTCATCAAGCTATGGAGTAGGAGTATGGATTGACCTTAACAGAAATGGTATTTTTGAAGCGAGCGAAAGAGTAGTTAATGCTGCCAGCAGCACTACAAACCCTGTTGGAACTGTAGCAGCTGGATTTACAATAGCACTTCCGCCTGATATTGCTACTTATGATGGGACTCTTCTTACCCGTATGCGTGTAGTAATGATGGATGGTACTGTTACTTCTCCATGTTCATCATTTGCATCATATAATGAAGGAGAAGTTGAAGATTATGCTGTAAGACTAATTGATCAGCCAGTATGTACAACGAATCCTCCGACAAACATTACAGTTTCAAACATTACAGATACAAGTGCTACATTCTCATGGTTAGCAGCTACAGGTGCTACCTATCAATTGAGATATAGAGAGGTTGGAACTGCCACTTGGACAACAGTTACTCCTGTACCAGCACCAGGGAACGTTTATACTGTTCCTGCTACATCTCCTTTGAAAGAACAAACAAAATATGAAGTACAGGTAGCAACGAAATGTACTACTACTTTCGGATCTTGGTCAGCTTCAGTACAGTTTACAACACTGCCATTACAGTATTGCCCTGTAACAGGAAGTGGAGATAATGATCATATTTCGAATGTTACAGTTATTTCTTCTAACTCAGGGGTACCGCCAATGAGCAACACTACTGTTCAGAATTCATATACTAGTTATACAACACCGGCAACACTTATTACTCTAGATGCTGGTTCTAGTGATAATAAAATTACTGTTGCAAAAGGGTGGACCGGCTCAACAGGTAATGATGCTGTTGCAGTTTGGATAGACTTTGACAGAAACGGACAGTTTGATGCTGCTGAAAGAATTCTTGGTTCTGCAGCCAGCACTACTACACCGGTTACGGCACTGTTTAGTGTTCCTAATGCACCTCCTGCTTATATAGGACCATACACAACTACAATGAGAGTTGTATTGAAACGTTCATCAGGTACAACTATTCCTACTGCATGCGCAAATGCTATTGACGGAGAAGTTGAAGATTATGCTGTAAGAATCAGACCATGTAGTAATGTTGCTCCAAATGCACCTACCTTTAGTACAATAACACATACAACAGCTGTTGTTAATTTGACGGGTGGTGCTAATACGGTAACTTATCTTGTACGATACAGAGTAGCTGGTACTGCTACATGGACGCAAATATATGCTTCTGCAGTATTAGGAAACGTTCCGCTTACCCTTACGGGATTAAGCCCTGCAACAACTTATGAAGTTGAAGTAGCTGCCGTTTGTGGAGGTACAACAGGTACTCCTACAGCTATTAAAACATTTACAACAAGATGTGATCCTACACCTCCTACAATAACAATAAGTAATATTACTGCTACAAGTGCTTTAATTACTTGGAACCCGGTAGTGAATAGTGCTATTTATAAAATGAGATGGAGAAAAGTAGGTGCACCTACTTGGAGTGCAGACATCAATCTTCCAACTACTGGTAATACATACGTGTTAAATAACCTGGAGTCATTTGTTACTTATGAGGTTCAGATTGCAAATCAATGTGCTGGTGAGACTTCTTGGAATAGTTTCTCAAACTCTAAAGTATTTACAACGGTAAGAATATGTGAAATTGCCCCTCCAGGATTAACAATTACTCAGTTATTGCCTACATCTGCAGAGGTTACATGGGATCCGTATCCAGGTGCAACATATATTCTTAGATACAGAAAAGTAGGTATTCCAAGTTGGACAGAAGTTCCTACAGCAGTTAATACTATTATACTGAATGGTCTTGTAGAAATGACGAAGTATGAAATGCAGGTGGTCAACATCTGTAGTGGAAAACCAGGAAATTATACTCCGCCTTACTACTTTACAACACCTACGGTAATTTACTGTAAGATGAAATCTGAAAATTCAGCAGGTGAGTATATTTCCAAAGTAACTGTTATTCCTAACGGAAAAGCAAAAATGGAAAATGAATCAAAAGCATCAAGCTATACAGATTATACAGGAGTTCCTAAAACATTTATCGAGCTAATCCAGGGATCTACAGATAACGAGATCATCATCGAGAAAAAATGGTTAGGAAAAACTTATAATGAAGGAATTTCAGTTTGGATCGATTTCAATAGAAACGGGGAGTTTGATATTTATGAGAAAGTATTTACTTCAGCTCCAAACACTACAACTCCTGTGTCTGGTAAATTTAGTGTACCGGCAGATGCTTTTGTAAGTACAACAGATTACAAATATGTTGTAATGAGAGTGGCCATGGAAAGAGACGGTGTTCCTGTGAATTGTGTTAATGTGAAGAATGGAGAAGTTGAGGACTATACGGTAAGAATTACTAAACCGGGAGTTCCTAATCCAATTAACCAAACAGATATCCTGATCTATCCTAACCCGGTAAGCTCAGTATTGTATGTTAAAAATATCAGCAAAAGAGCTAAATATAAAATTTATAATGCTGCAGGGCAAATCATAGCAGAAGGTATCTTATTAAATAACGAAATTAATGTAACGAAACTGATTAATGGAGTTTATGTAATAGATATCGATGATAATGGTAATACTGCTCAAAAGAAATTTATCAAAGAATAA
- the coaE gene encoding dephospho-CoA kinase (Dephospho-CoA kinase (CoaE) performs the final step in coenzyme A biosynthesis.), with amino-acid sequence MEELHSEGQQAEPPAPKIIGLTGGIGSGKTTVAKFIEEFGFPVYYSDDRAKDIVNDNEELKIKIKELLGDESYDENGLYDRKFVAGKVFNNNDLLQQLNEIIHPAVRIDFEQWVKQQTKYLVFKETALLFELRLNRQCYKSLLVTAEDNIRIKRVMDRDNKTYREVQTIMEKQMPEKDKVKMADCIIYNNTNLEELKEQTEKVIFSIE; translated from the coding sequence ATGGAGGAATTACATTCAGAAGGCCAACAGGCCGAGCCACCCGCACCCAAGATTATTGGGTTAACCGGGGGAATTGGTTCAGGAAAAACTACAGTTGCTAAATTTATTGAAGAATTCGGTTTTCCGGTTTATTATTCTGATGACCGGGCAAAAGATATTGTCAATGATAATGAAGAGCTGAAAATTAAGATCAAAGAGCTTCTTGGGGATGAATCTTATGATGAGAATGGCCTTTACGACAGAAAGTTTGTAGCAGGTAAGGTTTTCAATAATAATGATCTTCTTCAGCAGTTAAATGAGATCATACATCCTGCTGTGCGCATTGATTTTGAACAATGGGTAAAGCAGCAGACCAAGTATCTGGTTTTTAAAGAAACTGCATTATTATTTGAATTAAGACTTAACAGACAATGCTACAAGTCTCTTTTGGTAACTGCAGAGGATAATATCAGAATCAAAAGAGTAATGGATAGGGATAATAAAACCTACCGTGAAGTACAGACTATTATGGAAAAGCAAATGCCTGAAAAGGATAAGGTCAAAATGGCAGATTGTATCATTTATAATAATACGAATCTTGAGGAGTTAAAAGAGCAGACTGAAAAGGTCATCTTTTCTATTGAATAA
- the hutI gene encoding imidazolonepropionase — protein sequence MKLIGPFKQVVTLANLPLRGKLTDEQLEIIADGGIIVENDTIQKIGDFETLKNENPTVEIEPIAGEQVVLPAFVDSHTHICFGGNRANDFAMRNAGKTYLEIAESGGGIWSSVQHTRNASEEELLKTLLERINFLVELGITTIEVKSGYGLDVENELKMLRIIKKAQESTKATLVPTCLSAHLKPRDFEGSNPEYLHYILTEILPKVKEENLAKRVDIFIEKSAFQPEESKEFLLKTKGLGFEITVHADQFTPGSSRIAVEVGAKSADHLEATIDEDIDFLAQSDTVATALPGASLGLGEKFTPARKLLDAGAIVAIASDWNPGSAPMGNLITQASILATFQKLTTAEVLAGMTYRAAYALNLEDRGKLEAGKKADFVTFKTNNFQNVLYNQGSLKAEHVYIKGKQVD from the coding sequence ATGAAATTAATAGGCCCATTTAAGCAGGTTGTAACACTTGCCAATCTTCCATTAAGAGGAAAACTTACTGATGAACAATTAGAAATAATTGCTGATGGAGGAATAATTGTTGAAAATGATACCATTCAGAAAATTGGTGATTTTGAAACTTTAAAAAATGAAAATCCAACAGTAGAAATAGAACCCATTGCAGGAGAACAAGTGGTTCTTCCTGCTTTTGTAGATTCACATACCCACATTTGCTTTGGTGGAAACCGTGCTAATGATTTTGCGATGCGGAATGCAGGAAAAACGTATCTGGAAATTGCCGAAAGTGGTGGGGGAATCTGGAGTTCAGTACAGCATACAAGAAATGCTTCAGAAGAAGAATTACTGAAAACCCTGCTGGAAAGAATCAATTTTCTTGTAGAACTTGGGATTACAACTATTGAAGTAAAAAGCGGTTATGGCTTAGACGTGGAAAACGAATTGAAAATGCTTCGCATCATTAAAAAAGCTCAGGAATCAACCAAAGCAACATTAGTTCCTACCTGTCTTTCCGCTCACTTGAAACCCAGAGATTTTGAAGGTAGTAATCCGGAATACTTACACTATATCCTTACCGAAATTCTTCCGAAAGTAAAAGAAGAGAATCTGGCGAAGCGTGTAGATATCTTTATTGAGAAATCAGCTTTCCAACCTGAAGAAAGTAAAGAGTTCTTGCTTAAAACTAAAGGTTTAGGTTTTGAAATAACTGTTCATGCAGACCAGTTTACACCGGGAAGTTCAAGAATTGCCGTAGAAGTAGGAGCCAAATCAGCAGACCATTTGGAAGCTACCATTGATGAAGATATAGACTTCCTGGCACAATCCGATACCGTAGCAACTGCACTTCCGGGAGCCAGTTTAGGACTGGGTGAAAAATTTACACCGGCAAGAAAATTATTAGACGCAGGAGCTATTGTAGCCATTGCAAGCGACTGGAATCCGGGATCAGCACCTATGGGAAATTTAATTACTCAGGCTTCCATTTTAGCTACATTCCAGAAGTTAACAACCGCTGAGGTATTGGCAGGAATGACTTACCGTGCTGCTTATGCCCTTAATCTTGAAGACAGAGGAAAGCTTGAAGCAGGTAAGAAAGCAGATTTTGTGACTTTTAAAACCAATAATTTTCAGAATGTTTTGTATAATCAGGGTAGTCTGAAAGCTGAACATGTTTATATTAAAGGAAAACAGGTTGATTAA
- a CDS encoding MBL fold metallo-hydrolase: MKLYPIQCGKFKLDGGAMFGVVPKSLWEKTNPADEKNLIELGTRSLLIEDGKKLILVDCGLGNKQDDKFFGHYSLWGDDTLDKNLKKYGFVKEDITDVFLTHLHFDHCGGAIEWNDDRTGYRPAFKNAQFWTNENHWQWATEPNAREKASFLKENIIPMQESGQLNFLPLPTTGNYGFAPDLKMDVIFVDGHTEKQMLPVIQYQEKTVVFAADLIPTAGHINQVYVMGYDTRPLLTLEEKGKFLKQCVDNEYLLFFEHDAHNELASLKMTEKGVRLDETFSFNDVFGY; encoded by the coding sequence ATGAAACTATATCCAATACAATGTGGAAAATTTAAACTGGACGGCGGTGCTATGTTTGGTGTCGTCCCAAAGAGTTTGTGGGAAAAAACCAATCCGGCAGACGAAAAAAACTTAATTGAACTGGGAACCCGTTCCCTGCTTATAGAAGATGGCAAAAAACTGATCCTTGTAGACTGTGGTCTGGGCAATAAACAGGATGATAAATTCTTCGGACATTACTCGCTTTGGGGTGATGATACTTTGGATAAAAATTTAAAAAAATATGGTTTTGTAAAGGAAGATATCACCGATGTATTCCTTACTCACCTTCACTTTGACCACTGTGGTGGTGCTATAGAATGGAATGATGACAGAACAGGCTACAGGCCTGCTTTTAAAAATGCACAATTCTGGACAAATGAAAACCATTGGCAATGGGCTACAGAACCTAATGCAAGAGAAAAAGCGAGCTTCCTGAAAGAGAATATTATTCCTATGCAGGAAAGCGGACAACTGAACTTTCTTCCTCTTCCTACAACCGGAAATTATGGTTTTGCTCCGGATCTGAAAATGGATGTCATCTTTGTAGACGGGCATACGGAAAAACAAATGCTCCCAGTTATTCAGTATCAGGAAAAGACAGTTGTTTTTGCTGCAGATCTTATTCCTACCGCAGGCCACATTAACCAGGTATATGTGATGGGGTATGATACAAGACCTCTTTTAACGCTGGAAGAAAAGGGAAAATTCCTTAAACAGTGTGTAGATAACGAATATTTATTATTCTTTGAACATGATGCTCACAACGAGCTGGCAAGTCTTAAAATGACTGAAAAAGGAGTAAGACTTGACGAGACGTTCAGTTTTAATGATGTTTTTGGGTATTAA
- the ruvB gene encoding Holliday junction branch migration DNA helicase RuvB codes for MPDFLHPDKENYSREELMQEEQIRPQSFKDFAGQRKTLENLEVFVTAAKRRGGALDHVLLHGPPGLGKTTLANIIANELGVNCKITSGPVLDKPGSLAGLLTNLEENDVLFIDEIHRLSPVVEEYLYSAMEDYKIDIMLETGPNARSVQIGLNPFTLVGATTRSGMLTKPMLARFGIQSRLEYYSIELLSTIIQRSARVLGVAIYEDASIEIARRSRGTPRIANALLRRVRDFAEIKGNGEIEIKITKYALDSLNVDEFGLDEMDNKIMRVMIENFKGKPVGISALATSIGENPETLEEVYEPFLIQEGFIIRTPRGREVTDKAYQHLNISRPKNPGELF; via the coding sequence ATGCCAGATTTTTTACATCCAGATAAGGAAAACTACTCACGAGAGGAGTTGATGCAGGAAGAACAGATTCGTCCCCAAAGCTTTAAGGATTTTGCGGGACAGAGAAAGACGCTGGAAAATCTTGAGGTTTTTGTGACGGCTGCCAAACGACGTGGCGGAGCCCTTGACCATGTTCTTTTGCATGGCCCTCCAGGTTTGGGAAAAACCACTTTAGCCAACATTATTGCCAATGAGCTTGGGGTGAACTGTAAGATTACTTCAGGCCCTGTATTGGATAAGCCGGGAAGTTTAGCCGGGTTGCTTACTAATCTGGAAGAAAATGATGTTCTTTTCATTGATGAGATTCACCGCCTTTCTCCTGTTGTAGAAGAATACCTCTATTCAGCAATGGAAGATTACAAGATTGATATCATGCTGGAAACAGGACCTAACGCAAGAAGTGTACAAATCGGGCTGAATCCTTTTACACTGGTTGGCGCAACCACCAGAAGCGGAATGCTTACAAAGCCGATGCTTGCAAGATTTGGTATCCAAAGCAGACTGGAGTACTACTCTATTGAACTTTTATCAACAATTATCCAAAGGAGTGCAAGGGTTCTAGGTGTGGCAATCTATGAAGATGCTTCTATTGAAATTGCCAGAAGAAGCCGTGGAACCCCGAGAATAGCCAATGCTTTACTAAGAAGGGTTCGTGATTTTGCTGAAATAAAAGGAAATGGTGAAATTGAGATCAAGATTACCAAATATGCTTTGGATTCCCTCAATGTAGATGAGTTTGGACTGGATGAAATGGATAATAAGATCATGCGTGTCATGATTGAAAATTTTAAAGGAAAGCCCGTAGGAATTTCCGCATTGGCAACTTCTATTGGAGAAAACCCGGAAACTCTGGAAGAGGTATATGAACCGTTTTTGATTCAGGAAGGATTCATTATCAGGACTCCAAGGGGCAGGGAGGTTACCGATAAGGCTTACCAGCATTTAAATATTTCAAGACCCAAAAATCCGGGAGAGTTATTTTAA